GCGTGCGCTACCCTCGCCGGTGGAAAGGCTGTTCACTACATCTGCGACGAACAGTCGGAATGGTATCCGGACATTGAGGATATCAAAAAGAAGGTAAACGACCGCACCAAGGCAATCGTTATCATCAATCCCAACAATCCCACCGGAGCGCTGTATCCGCGCGAAGTTCTCCAGCAGATCGTGGAGGTCGCACGGGAGCACCAGCTCATCATTTTCTCCGACGAGATTTACGACCGTCTTGTCATGGATGGGGAAGAGCATGTTTCCATCGCTTCCCTGGCGCCGGATCTGTTCTGCGTAACCTTCAGCGGACTTTCCAAGTCTCATATGATTGCCGGCTTCCGCATCGGCTGGATGGTTCTGAGCGGAAATAAACGTCACGTAAAAGATTATATTGAAGGGCTCAACATGCTCTCAAACATGCGCCTGTGCTCCAATGTGCCCGCGCAGTCCATCGTGCAGACTGCCCTCGGCGGACACCAGAGCGTGAAGGATTATATTGTTCCGGGCGGACGCATCTACGAGCAGCGCGAATGTATTTATAACGCACTGACCGATATTCCCGGCATCACCGCTGTCAAGCCGAAGGCCGCCTTCTACATCTTCCCGAAGCTGGATGTAAAGCGGTTCAATATCACAAACGATGAGCAGTTCGCTCTCGACCTGCTGCGCGAGAAAAAAATCCTCATCATCCACGGCGGCGGCTTCAACTGGAAACAGCCGGACCACTTCCGCGTGGTCTACCTTCCGCGCGTCGGAGTGCTTGAACAGG
This is a stretch of genomic DNA from Marvinbryantia formatexigens DSM 14469. It encodes these proteins:
- a CDS encoding aminotransferase class I/II-fold pyridoxal phosphate-dependent enzyme; this translates as MSNETFADRLRKAMGDCGVKQVDLVRAAAGQGVKLGKSHVSQYVSGKTVPRADILHFLAAALHVEEDWLMNGDSEDAAPAENGALPEKKEKNVSGGNTMREFKKSSKLDNVLYDVRGPVVEEANRMESAGTHVLKLNIGNPAPFGFRTPDEVIYDMRQQLTESEGYSDAKGLFSARKAIMQYAQLKNIPNVSIDDIYTGNGVSELINLCMSALLDDGDEILIPSPDYPLWTACATLAGGKAVHYICDEQSEWYPDIEDIKKKVNDRTKAIVIINPNNPTGALYPREVLQQIVEVAREHQLIIFSDEIYDRLVMDGEEHVSIASLAPDLFCVTFSGLSKSHMIAGFRIGWMVLSGNKRHVKDYIEGLNMLSNMRLCSNVPAQSIVQTALGGHQSVKDYIVPGGRIYEQRECIYNALTDIPGITAVKPKAAFYIFPKLDVKRFNITNDEQFALDLLREKKILIIHGGGFNWKQPDHFRVVYLPRVGVLEQAAHKIGDFLSTYRQ